In a single window of the Diospyros lotus cultivar Yz01 chromosome 10, ASM1463336v1, whole genome shotgun sequence genome:
- the LOC127811781 gene encoding LOB domain-containing protein 29-like produces the protein MPWGNIPRPWSRCGACVVLNRGCNSQCIFAPYFHCEDGIAHFVAIRDVFTVRNVVNILALLSVSDSFWASDTLLFEAQARLQDPIYGCVSHILALQQQDLLFAYYSLHPQPVPQLVQNPSWNYDLPIIPEDVPYPSFPEAALPPYPGEASSSQMPPPNDIDELGSVVFGNRHRY, from the exons ATGCCATGGGGCAACATACCAAGGCCCTGGTCTCGATGCGGTGCCTGTGTAGTCTTAAATAGAGGATGCAATTCACAGTGCATCTTTGCTCCTTACTTCCATTGTGAGGATGGTATTGCTCACTTTGTCGCCATCCGCGATGTTTTTACTGTCAGAAATGTCGTCAACATCCTAGCTCTGCTTTCGGTTAGCGACAGTTTTTGGGCTTCTGATACACTCctctttgaagctcaagcccggCTTCAAGATCCTATCTATGGCtgtgtatctcacattcttgCCCTTCAGCAGCAG GATTTACtatttgcatattattcttTACATCCCCAACCTGTTCCTCAACTTGTTCAAAACCCAAGCTGGAATTACGATCTTCCTATTATCCCAGAGGATGTCCCTTATCCCAGTTTCCCAGAGGCTGCTCTTCCACCTTACCCTGGTGAAGCCAGCAGTAGCCAGATGCCACCCCCAAATGATATTGATGAGCTGGGATCTGTCGTGTTTGGCAACCGTCATCGTTACTGA